The Flaviramulus sp. BrNp1-15 genome has a window encoding:
- the glmS gene encoding glutamine--fructose-6-phosphate transaminase (isomerizing) has translation MCGIVGYIGPREAYPIIIEGLKRLEYRGYDSAGIALFDGTDLKVSKTKGKVADLESRSDNEITKHGSVGIGHTRWATHGVPNDINSHPHLSNSGELVIIHNGIIENYESLKQELISRGYTFQSDTDTEVLINLIEDVKKKENVKLGKAVQIALNQVIGAYAIAVFDKNKPEEVVVARLGSPLAIGIGENEDEFFIASDASPFLEYTKNAVYLEDEEMAIIRFHKGIKIRKIKDDSLVDTYVQELQLNLEQIEKGGYEHFMLKEIHEQPKAIKDTYRGRLLRNEAIIKMAGVEDNMKKFLNANRIIIVACGTSWHAGLVAEYIFEDLARIPVEVEYASEFRYRNPVINENDVLIAISQSGETADTLAAIKLAKSKGAFVFGVCNVVGSSIARETHAGAYTHAGPEIGVASTKAFTTQITVLTLMALRMARAKGTISSSDFRHHLLELEMIPGKVEKALKSDAHIKMIADIYKDAKNCLYLGRGYNFPVALEGALKLKEISYIHAEGYPAAEMKHGPIALIDENMPIVVIATKKGHYEKVVSNIQEIKSRKGKIIGIVTEGDKQVKELADHVIEVPETLESLTPLLTTIPLQLLSYHIAVLLDKNVDQPRNLAKSVTVE, from the coding sequence ATGTGTGGAATTGTAGGATATATAGGACCAAGAGAAGCTTACCCAATTATAATCGAAGGTCTAAAAAGACTTGAATACAGAGGATACGATAGCGCTGGCATCGCATTGTTTGATGGTACCGATTTAAAAGTTTCTAAAACAAAAGGCAAAGTAGCAGATTTAGAAAGTCGTTCTGACAATGAAATCACAAAACATGGCAGTGTAGGAATAGGTCATACACGTTGGGCAACCCATGGTGTACCTAATGATATAAATTCACACCCACACCTTTCAAATTCAGGAGAGTTAGTGATTATTCATAATGGTATTATAGAAAATTATGAATCACTTAAACAGGAGCTTATTTCTAGAGGTTACACTTTTCAATCCGATACAGATACTGAAGTTCTTATCAACCTAATTGAAGACGTAAAGAAAAAAGAAAATGTAAAACTTGGTAAGGCTGTTCAAATAGCATTAAATCAAGTTATTGGAGCTTACGCCATTGCCGTTTTTGATAAAAACAAACCCGAAGAAGTTGTTGTTGCTCGTTTAGGAAGTCCATTAGCTATTGGTATTGGTGAGAATGAAGATGAGTTTTTCATTGCCAGTGACGCATCTCCTTTTTTAGAATACACTAAAAATGCTGTTTATCTAGAGGATGAAGAAATGGCAATTATACGTTTCCACAAAGGCATAAAAATAAGAAAGATTAAAGATGATTCTTTAGTAGATACTTATGTGCAAGAATTACAATTAAATCTAGAACAAATAGAAAAAGGTGGTTACGAGCATTTTATGCTAAAAGAAATTCATGAACAACCAAAAGCTATAAAAGACACTTATAGAGGACGACTATTAAGAAACGAAGCCATCATAAAAATGGCTGGTGTTGAGGATAATATGAAAAAATTCCTTAATGCTAATCGTATTATTATTGTTGCTTGTGGTACATCATGGCATGCGGGCTTAGTAGCTGAGTATATTTTTGAAGATTTAGCTAGAATACCTGTAGAAGTAGAATATGCTTCAGAATTCAGGTATAGAAACCCTGTAATTAACGAAAATGATGTGTTAATTGCAATTTCTCAATCTGGTGAAACTGCTGATACGCTTGCTGCTATTAAATTAGCTAAATCTAAAGGTGCTTTTGTGTTTGGCGTTTGTAATGTTGTTGGTTCGTCAATAGCTAGAGAAACACATGCCGGAGCTTATACACATGCTGGCCCAGAAATAGGTGTTGCATCAACTAAAGCATTTACTACTCAAATTACTGTTTTAACTTTAATGGCGTTAAGAATGGCTCGTGCTAAAGGTACTATTAGTAGTTCTGATTTCCGTCACCATTTATTAGAATTAGAAATGATTCCTGGTAAAGTAGAAAAAGCTTTAAAATCTGATGCTCATATAAAAATGATAGCAGATATTTATAAAGATGCTAAAAACTGTCTTTATTTAGGTAGAGGTTATAATTTTCCAGTCGCTTTAGAGGGTGCTTTAAAACTAAAAGAAATATCTTATATACATGCTGAAGGATATCCTGCAGCAGAAATGAAACATGGTCCAATTGCATTAATTGATGAAAACATGCCTATTGTTGTAATTGCAACTAAAAAAGGGCATTACGAAAAAGTAGTTAGTAATATACAGGAAATAAAATCTAGAAAGGGTAAAATTATAGGCATTGTCACAGAAGGTGATAAACAAGTAAAAGAATTAGCAGATCATGTTATTGAAGTTCCAGAAACATTAGAGTCTTTAACTCCATTATTAACGACTATCCCTTTACAATTATTATCTTATCATATAGCCGTTCTTTTAGATAAAAATGTAGATCAACCACGTAATTTAGCAAAATCAGTTACAGTAGAATAG
- a CDS encoding DUF4270 domain-containing protein, with the protein MKKTIKALKVTVVLIFSVLSFIACDKDFNVIESDVLGKDNANFETNSTVYPATAYNKKLDSLQVNGLPANLLGVYNDPAYGQTIASIVAQVTPTTFNPDFGTNAEIDRVVISIPYFSTQTDVDDEGNPVYKLDSLYGNPSEGIKLSIYQNNYFLRDFDPNSTTNSTQNFYSNANNTTNSVLTGTGVVNFDDHIVTTIHEEPVFIPSEAPTETTTGTGEDEVTTLSEPAYTVVLDSNEDKLYWTSTIISKQDDPVLSNANNFKNYFRGIYFKAEALGSDGNMILLNLASSNANITIHYSKDSTVEDGERVESTYVLNFTGNRLNTFINDYNQVSLQNGDKTLGDEKLYLKGTSGSMAVIDLFGNEDSNNNEIADALEDFIDEYRQTDENGDYIIDNTTGNYLLKRLINEAHLEVYEDETINIGSNNEDFHKYDRIYAYDVKNSIPTVDYLADQTRNNQSPFNSKFISLGQRDTISGKYKIRLTQHLNNILLRDSTNTKIGLVLSTNVNADYNPDTFIFSSAEILESDDDVIAIPTSALISLRGTILHGSNENAPEEKRLKLKVFYTEPK; encoded by the coding sequence ATGAAAAAGACCATTAAAGCCCTTAAAGTCACTGTTGTTTTAATATTTTCTGTTTTATCTTTTATTGCATGCGATAAAGATTTTAATGTTATAGAAAGTGATGTTCTTGGAAAAGACAATGCAAATTTTGAAACTAATAGCACAGTTTATCCTGCTACTGCATACAATAAAAAACTAGATTCTTTACAAGTAAACGGATTACCAGCCAACTTACTTGGTGTTTATAACGATCCAGCTTATGGACAAACCATAGCTAGTATTGTTGCCCAAGTAACACCAACAACTTTTAATCCTGATTTTGGCACAAACGCTGAGATTGATAGAGTTGTAATTAGCATCCCTTATTTTAGTACTCAAACAGACGTAGATGACGAAGGCAACCCAGTATATAAATTAGATTCTTTATATGGAAACCCTTCAGAAGGAATTAAACTTTCTATTTATCAAAACAATTATTTTTTAAGAGATTTCGATCCTAATTCTACTACTAACAGTACACAAAATTTTTATTCAAATGCAAATAACACTACAAACTCGGTTTTAACCGGTACAGGTGTTGTGAATTTTGATGATCATATTGTAACTACAATTCATGAAGAGCCTGTTTTTATTCCAAGTGAAGCTCCAACTGAAACCACTACAGGAACAGGAGAAGATGAAGTAACTACTTTATCTGAACCTGCATATACAGTGGTTTTAGATAGCAATGAAGATAAATTATACTGGACGAGCACTATTATAAGTAAACAAGATGACCCTGTTTTAAGCAACGCCAATAACTTTAAAAACTATTTTAGGGGTATTTACTTTAAAGCAGAAGCTCTTGGTAGCGATGGTAATATGATTTTACTAAACTTAGCTTCTTCAAATGCCAATATTACTATTCATTATTCAAAAGATTCCACAGTAGAAGATGGTGAAAGAGTAGAATCTACATATGTTTTAAATTTCACTGGTAATAGATTAAATACATTTATTAATGATTACAATCAAGTATCATTACAAAATGGAGACAAAACTTTAGGTGATGAAAAACTTTATTTAAAAGGAACCTCAGGTTCCATGGCTGTTATTGATTTATTTGGAAACGAGGATTCTAACAACAATGAAATTGCGGATGCCCTTGAAGATTTTATTGATGAGTACAGACAAACTGATGAAAACGGAGATTATATAATTGATAATACAACTGGCAATTATTTACTAAAAAGGCTTATAAATGAAGCCCATTTAGAGGTTTATGAAGATGAAACCATTAATATAGGCTCTAATAATGAAGATTTCCATAAGTATGATCGTATTTATGCCTACGATGTTAAAAATAGCATACCAACTGTTGATTATTTAGCGGATCAGACTAGAAATAATCAAAGTCCGTTTAATTCTAAATTTATAAGTTTAGGTCAAAGAGACACTATTTCAGGAAAGTATAAAATACGCCTAACACAGCATTTAAATAACATCTTGCTTAGAGACTCAACTAATACAAAAATTGGCCTTGTACTTTCAACAAATGTAAATGCAGACTATAACCCAGACACTTTTATTTTTAGTAGTGCTGAAATTTTAGAAAGTGATGATGATGTTATTGCTATTCCAACATCAGCATTAATATCTCTCAGAGGCACTATTTTACATGGTAGTAATGAAAATGCTCCTGAAGAAAAAAGATTAAAATTAAAAGTGTTTTATACAGAGCCAAAGTAA
- a CDS encoding glycogen/starch synthase, translated as MKDKRILYVSSEVVPYLPETEISSMSFEAPRMVNQQGGQIRIFMPRYGNINERRHQLHEVIRLSGINLVINDLDMPLIIKVASIPKERIQVYFIDNDEYFKRKATLTDEDGNLFSDNDERAIFFAKGVIETVKKLNWSPDIIHVHGWLASLLPVYLKEYYKDEPLFNESKIVTSIYNQSFNNTLNKDMINKIKFDNINEDAVKLLNEPSYNNLMKVAIDYSDALIVGSENIPEDLEAYLKASKKPILEYKSKDEFGEAYTTFFNNTVLG; from the coding sequence ATGAAAGATAAGAGGATATTGTATGTATCATCTGAAGTAGTACCTTATTTACCAGAAACCGAAATTTCGTCTATGTCTTTTGAAGCACCAAGAATGGTGAATCAACAAGGTGGACAAATAAGAATTTTTATGCCACGTTATGGAAATATAAACGAAAGAAGACATCAGTTACATGAAGTCATAAGATTATCTGGTATTAATTTAGTGATTAATGATTTAGATATGCCACTTATTATTAAAGTAGCATCTATCCCAAAAGAGCGAATTCAGGTTTATTTTATTGATAACGATGAATATTTTAAAAGAAAAGCAACTTTAACTGATGAAGATGGTAACCTGTTTTCTGATAACGATGAACGCGCTATTTTCTTTGCAAAAGGTGTTATTGAAACCGTCAAGAAATTAAATTGGTCTCCAGATATTATTCATGTTCATGGGTGGTTAGCTTCATTATTACCTGTTTATTTAAAAGAATATTATAAAGACGAACCTTTGTTTAATGAAAGTAAAATTGTTACTTCAATATATAATCAAAGTTTTAACAATACTTTAAATAAAGACATGATTAATAAGATTAAATTTGACAACATAAATGAAGATGCTGTTAAATTGCTTAATGAACCGTCTTATAATAACTTAATGAAAGTTGCTATTGATTATTCTGATGCGTTAATTGTTGGGTCTGAAAACATTCCTGAAGATCTAGAAGCCTATTTAAAAGCCTCAAAAAAACCTATTTTAGAATATAAAAGTAAAGATGAATTTGGTGAAGCTTATACAACATTTTTCAATAATACCGTTTTAGGCTAA
- the panC gene encoding pantoate--beta-alanine ligase codes for MEVYSEKQQIIKAVDALRDKKLTLGLVPTMGALHQGHLQLVKKALANNSKVIVSIFVNPTQFDNTEDLQKYPRTLENDVALLSTLSQTDILVYAPTVDDIYKGKTVSEEFDFDGLEFEMEGKFRHGHFDGVGTIVKRFFEIVKPDNAYFGEKDFQQLAIIKKLVEKYHIPVNIVGCKIHREANGLAMSSRNTRLKAEYKKAAPYIYKTLTEAKKHFGTKSANKVSEWVEKQFSKHDLLELEYFIIADTKTLKPVKRKSNNKTYRAFIAVYADDIRLIDNIALN; via the coding sequence GTGGAAGTTTACTCAGAAAAACAACAAATTATAAAGGCAGTTGATGCTTTAAGAGACAAAAAGCTAACTTTAGGTTTGGTTCCTACCATGGGCGCATTGCACCAAGGACATTTACAATTAGTTAAAAAAGCTTTGGCAAATAATAGCAAAGTAATTGTAAGCATCTTTGTAAATCCAACCCAGTTTGATAATACAGAAGATTTGCAAAAATACCCAAGAACATTAGAAAATGATGTTGCTTTATTGAGTACTTTAAGCCAAACAGATATCTTAGTTTATGCACCTACGGTTGACGATATTTATAAAGGTAAAACAGTTTCCGAGGAGTTTGATTTTGATGGTTTAGAGTTTGAAATGGAAGGTAAGTTTCGTCATGGACATTTTGATGGAGTAGGTACCATTGTAAAACGGTTTTTTGAAATTGTTAAACCAGATAACGCTTACTTTGGCGAGAAAGATTTCCAACAGTTAGCTATCATTAAAAAATTAGTTGAAAAGTATCATATTCCAGTAAACATTGTGGGGTGTAAAATACATAGAGAAGCTAATGGTTTAGCTATGAGCTCTCGTAATACTCGACTAAAAGCTGAGTACAAAAAAGCTGCACCATACATATATAAAACTTTAACAGAAGCAAAAAAGCATTTTGGCACAAAAAGTGCTAATAAAGTTTCGGAATGGGTTGAAAAACAGTTTTCTAAACATGATTTATTGGAGTTGGAATATTTCATTATTGCAGATACTAAAACCTTAAAACCGGTTAAAAGAAAATCAAATAATAAAACTTACAGAGCGTTTATAGCAGTATATGCTGATGATATTAGACTTATTGATAATATCGCTCTAAATTAA
- the panD gene encoding aspartate 1-decarboxylase: MQIQVVKSKIHRVKCTGAELNYIGSITIDEDLMDAANIIQGEKVQIVNNDNGERLETYCIPGPRKSGEITLNGAAARKVSVGDTLILITYAFMDIEKAKVFKPSLVFPDEATNLLK; the protein is encoded by the coding sequence ATGCAAATACAAGTAGTAAAATCAAAAATTCATAGAGTTAAATGCACCGGTGCAGAACTCAATTACATAGGTAGTATAACCATTGATGAAGATTTAATGGATGCAGCTAACATTATTCAAGGTGAAAAAGTTCAAATTGTAAATAACGATAATGGTGAACGTTTAGAAACCTATTGTATTCCAGGACCTCGAAAAAGTGGCGAAATTACTCTTAATGGTGCAGCTGCCAGAAAAGTTTCGGTGGGAGATACCTTAATTTTAATTACTTATGCTTTTATGGATATTGAAAAGGCCAAAGTATTTAAACCTTCTTTAGTATTTCCAGACGAAGCCACAAACTTGTTAAAATAA
- a CDS encoding lysylphosphatidylglycerol synthase transmembrane domain-containing protein, which translates to MVWYSLSQISIEELIKYFKKADYTWVLLGVFLGLLSHLSRAYRWRFQLEPMGYKIKLGNSIMAVFATYLINYTIPRAGEVARASILTNYEGVPFEKGFGTIVAERIADMLVMLGIIIITLFLEFDFIYSFLIEKFDPYKIIIALILLIVLGLIFIRFVNKGKSKIALKIKGFVNGLIEGALSIFKMKKKWAFIFHTLFIWGMYVLMFYVTSFSLEQTTGIPFAAILIGFIAASFSIAATNGGIGSYPEAIVLAFLLFNIPEDPSRAFGWIMWTSQTLMVIVFGGLSLIYLPIFNRKK; encoded by the coding sequence TTGGTCTGGTATTCACTGTCTCAAATTTCTATAGAAGAGTTAATTAAGTACTTTAAAAAAGCAGATTATACCTGGGTTTTATTAGGTGTGTTTTTAGGACTTTTAAGTCATCTATCTCGTGCTTATCGTTGGCGTTTTCAACTAGAACCCATGGGTTATAAAATTAAATTGGGTAACAGTATTATGGCAGTTTTTGCTACTTATTTAATTAATTATACTATTCCCAGAGCAGGAGAAGTGGCTAGAGCATCTATACTTACAAATTATGAAGGTGTGCCTTTTGAAAAAGGTTTTGGTACTATAGTCGCAGAACGTATTGCAGATATGCTTGTTATGTTGGGTATTATAATAATCACCCTTTTTTTAGAATTTGACTTTATTTATAGTTTTTTAATTGAAAAATTTGATCCTTATAAAATCATAATTGCTTTAATCTTACTCATTGTTTTAGGGCTTATTTTTATAAGATTTGTAAATAAGGGCAAATCCAAAATAGCTTTAAAAATTAAAGGGTTTGTAAACGGACTTATTGAGGGAGCTTTGAGTATTTTTAAAATGAAGAAAAAGTGGGCGTTCATTTTTCATACCCTTTTTATTTGGGGTATGTATGTGCTCATGTTTTATGTAACTTCTTTTTCTCTTGAACAAACCACGGGTATCCCTTTTGCAGCTATATTAATAGGTTTTATAGCAGCCAGTTTTAGTATAGCGGCTACAAACGGTGGCATTGGTTCTTATCCAGAAGCTATAGTATTAGCGTTCCTATTATTCAATATTCCAGAAGATCCTAGTCGTGCTTTTGGATGGATTATGTGGACGTCTCAAACCCTAATGGTTATTGTTTTTGGTGGTTTATCACTCATTTACTTGCCTATTTTCAACAGAAAAAAATAA
- a CDS encoding alpha/beta hydrolase encodes MKKTIVFFLLLCFAFNSEAQVKYESIQSSKLGEERQLKIQLPRGYNSNEDKTYPLFVVLDGDYMFEAVAGNVDYFSYWEDMPEAIVVGVNQLDKRYDDCMYSGQNSLPIETGAAFFEFIGLELIPYIEKSFRVGNFRVAVGHGETANFINYYLLKPNPLFQGYISVSPELAPNMLDYLPEILGKIESKTFYYLANTNNDSPSTKQMIEALNKDMSAIDNDNLFYDFDAFEGPSHYSVPTHAIPSAIEGMFKVFQPISRKEYKKVILELEISPVVYLEEKYQTIYDLFGIEKQILINDFKAISAAIEKNEFYEYYEDLGKIARKEYPETLLGGYYLGRFYEETGEPKKAMRTYQSAYTLKEIAGITKDDVLQRADSIKEDFGY; translated from the coding sequence ATGAAAAAAACAATTGTTTTCTTTTTACTTCTTTGTTTCGCATTTAATAGTGAAGCACAGGTTAAATATGAATCTATTCAATCTTCAAAATTAGGAGAAGAGCGTCAGTTAAAAATACAATTACCAAGAGGTTATAATTCTAATGAAGATAAAACATATCCATTATTTGTAGTGCTTGATGGGGATTATATGTTTGAAGCCGTAGCTGGAAATGTAGATTATTTTTCCTATTGGGAAGATATGCCAGAGGCTATTGTAGTAGGTGTTAATCAGCTAGATAAAAGGTATGATGATTGTATGTATTCCGGTCAAAATTCGTTGCCTATTGAAACAGGTGCAGCTTTTTTTGAGTTTATTGGTTTAGAGTTAATTCCTTACATAGAAAAAAGCTTTAGAGTAGGTAATTTTAGAGTAGCGGTAGGACATGGCGAAACCGCTAATTTTATAAATTATTACCTATTAAAACCGAACCCTTTATTTCAAGGATATATTTCTGTTAGTCCAGAGTTAGCTCCAAATATGTTGGATTATCTTCCAGAAATTTTAGGTAAAATTGAATCTAAAACCTTTTATTATTTAGCAAATACTAATAATGACTCACCATCAACAAAACAGATGATAGAAGCTTTAAATAAAGATATGTCTGCTATAGATAATGATAATTTATTTTACGATTTTGATGCTTTTGAAGGACCATCACATTATTCTGTTCCTACGCATGCTATACCAAGTGCTATAGAAGGTATGTTTAAAGTGTTTCAGCCTATTTCTAGAAAAGAATACAAAAAGGTTATTTTGGAATTAGAAATATCTCCTGTGGTTTATTTAGAAGAAAAGTATCAAACCATTTATGATTTGTTTGGTATTGAAAAACAAATTTTGATTAACGATTTTAAAGCTATTTCTGCAGCTATAGAAAAAAATGAGTTTTATGAGTATTATGAAGATTTAGGTAAAATAGCGAGAAAAGAGTATCCTGAAACCCTTCTTGGAGGTTACTATTTAGGTCGTTTTTACGAAGAAACGGGAGAGCCTAAAAAAGCAATGCGTACTTATCAATCTGCTTATACTTTAAAAGAAATTGCTGGTATTACTAAGGATGATGTGCTTCAAAGAGCCGATTCTATAAAAGAAGATTTCGGGTATTAA
- the radA gene encoding DNA repair protein RadA, producing the protein MAKVKTTFFCQNCGTQYAKWQGQCNACKEWNTIVEEVIQKPEKSDWKTSNSTIKRVSVPLRINEIDASKEARLDTFDAEFNRVLGGGIVPGSLTLLGGEPGIGKSTLLLQVSLKLPYKTLYVSGEESQKQIKMRAERINPENNNCYILTETKTQNIFKQIEALEPDIVIIDSIQTLHSDYIESSSGSISQIKECTTELIKFAKETATPVVLIGHITKDGNIAGPKILEHMVDTVLQFEGDRNHVFRILRAHKNRFGSTNELGIYEMQGSGLREVSNPSEILISKKDEELSGNAIAATLEGMRPLMIEVQALVSTAVYGTPQRSATGFNAKRLNMLLAVLEKRAGFRLGAKDVFLNITGGITVDDPAIDLAVVASILSSNEDVALPKDVCFAAEVGLSGEIRPVQRVEQRILEAEKLGFSTIFVSKYNKISLKNTVIKVQLISKIEDLVDALI; encoded by the coding sequence ATGGCAAAAGTAAAAACGACGTTTTTCTGCCAGAATTGTGGTACACAATACGCTAAATGGCAAGGGCAATGTAATGCCTGTAAAGAATGGAATACTATTGTTGAAGAGGTTATTCAAAAACCTGAAAAAAGTGATTGGAAAACATCGAATTCAACAATTAAAAGGGTATCTGTACCATTACGAATTAATGAAATAGATGCTTCAAAAGAAGCCCGATTAGATACCTTTGATGCTGAATTTAATCGCGTTCTAGGTGGCGGAATTGTTCCAGGTTCATTAACACTTTTAGGCGGGGAACCAGGAATTGGAAAAAGTACTTTACTCCTTCAGGTTTCCTTAAAATTACCATATAAAACCTTATATGTTTCAGGTGAGGAAAGCCAGAAACAAATAAAAATGCGTGCAGAACGCATTAATCCAGAAAACAATAACTGTTATATTCTTACAGAAACTAAAACGCAAAATATCTTTAAGCAAATAGAGGCTTTAGAACCCGATATTGTAATTATAGACTCTATTCAAACCTTGCATAGTGATTATATTGAATCGTCTTCAGGAAGCATTTCGCAAATAAAAGAATGCACTACAGAGCTTATAAAATTTGCTAAGGAAACCGCTACACCTGTTGTTTTAATTGGTCATATTACTAAAGATGGTAATATAGCTGGTCCAAAAATTTTAGAGCATATGGTAGATACAGTTCTGCAATTTGAAGGTGACCGCAATCATGTTTTTAGAATTTTAAGAGCTCATAAAAATAGATTTGGATCTACAAACGAATTAGGAATTTATGAAATGCAAGGTTCTGGTTTACGAGAAGTTTCAAACCCATCAGAAATTTTAATATCTAAAAAAGACGAAGAATTATCTGGTAACGCTATTGCTGCTACTTTAGAAGGTATGCGTCCATTAATGATAGAAGTTCAGGCTTTGGTAAGTACAGCTGTATATGGTACTCCGCAACGTAGCGCCACGGGTTTTAATGCAAAACGCTTAAATATGTTGCTTGCAGTTTTAGAAAAACGCGCTGGTTTTAGATTAGGAGCAAAAGATGTGTTTTTAAATATTACCGGTGGTATTACCGTTGATGATCCTGCAATAGATTTAGCTGTAGTGGCTTCAATATTATCATCAAATGAAGATGTTGCCTTACCAAAAGATGTATGTTTTGCTGCAGAAGTTGGTTTATCTGGAGAAATTCGTCCAGTACAACGCGTAGAACAACGTATACTAGAAGCTGAAAAACTTGGCTTTTCAACAATATTTGTATCCAAATACAATAAAATTTCACTTAAAAATACAGTAATTAAAGTTCAACTTATTTCAAAAATTGAAGATTTAGTTGATGCATTAATTTAA